The window AGGTCAAATTACGAATCATGGTCTCGGCGCTGATATGGGTAGCAGCATAAACGGGGCACTGTCGCCAGCTTCAGCGGTTAAGGGGTCGGATTTTGATTCACCCTTACCTGTACCCACAGAGTATAACTCAAATTGGGATGGTCTGTCAAGTCGGGAGGATACCTTGGTGTAGATACGATTTAAACCCTACATCATGAGCTTGGGCGATGGATAGAATCATGGACGGCACATATACGGTTATATCAAAcgtgtaggtaggtagagcATACAGTGCAGAATCAATGACACCATGACAGAGTTGCCCTGTTTCGAGCGGGATCATTCCTTTTCATAGCCGTAAACGATCGCTCCCACAAGCTTCCCCAGTTCTCGAGTTGCATCACCAGCAGCGTGACACCACGGCGTCATTTGAAGCCACCCGTGAATTAGGTCTTCATGATGAACCCACTTGACATCGACACCTGCTTCCTTCAGTTTGCTGGCATATTCGATGCCCACGTCTCTCAAGGGATCAAATCCGTTTGTGATAACAGCCGCCTTGGGCTGGTTTGCCAAATCTTTTGCAGGTTGGTAGCCGGGAGATATGTATGCATCCAGTGGTGAAGGACCTGCGTTGTGTCAGCTGACATCGAAGTCGGGAATACACTGAAATCACAAAGCAGCTCACCATTCGCCTTTGATGGTCTTGGCATATAGTGCGCCGCAAAGCTGAAGATACCATTGGTGTGCAAGTAATAGCCCGAGCTATTCTCCTTTGCTGCCAGGGTGTCAAATGGAAGGCGAGCCGTCGGGTAGACCAGAATCTGGGCACAGAGGGgtttcttgcccttgtcTCGGCGCCGTAAACAAACTGCAGCAGTCAGGTTGCCTCCAGATGagtcaccgccgccagcaacaCGATCGGCACGCACGCCTCGA is drawn from Podospora pseudocomata strain CBS 415.72m chromosome 1 map unlocalized CBS415.72m_1, whole genome shotgun sequence and contains these coding sequences:
- a CDS encoding uncharacterized protein (COG:V; EggNog:ENOG503NWKZ; MEROPS:MER0034960), which encodes MTQGNGDPKMSSSIPNPPIGTRSRRPNGALEDFLDNNPDLELGGSKGFITERAHHQKIFGIHNLKKGVNAIGSVEFTAIRGPHGTIPIRILYPESAEDWRDRGEAGALIYCHGGGYTVGSVDEFENGLRLVAERSGCQVYCFDYRPAPEFRYPVQLDEYDAVIDWVQSEEGRNRGVRADRVAGGGDSSGGNLTAAVCLRRRDKGKKPLCAQILVYPTARLPFDTLAAKENSSGYYLHTNGIFSFAAHYMPRPSKANGPSPLDAYISPGYQPAKDLANQPKAAVITNGFDPLRDVGIEYASKLKEAGVDVKWVHHEDLIHGWLQMTPWCHAAGDATRELGKLVGAIVYGYEKE